DNA sequence from the Brachybacterium sp. P6-10-X1 genome:
GATGTCCTCGGACGTCTGCAAGCACTGCACCAATGCCGGGTGCCTGGACGTGTGCCCGACCGGAGCGCTGTACCGCACGGAGTTCGGCAGCGTCGTCGTGCAGCAGGACATCTGCAACGGGTGCGGGACCTGTGTGGGCGGATGCCCGTTCGGCGTGATCGAGCGCCGTGACGACGGCACCATCTCCCCGCGGTCCTCCCGCGAGGAGCCGGAGGAGGTCCCCGAGCTCGGGACGGCCCACAAGTGCACCCTCTGCCACGACCGGCTGGTCGACGGCGAGACGCCCGCCTGCGCGCAGACCTGCCCGACCACCTCGATCAAGTTCGGCGACCACGAGGACATGGTCGAGTCCGCCGAGGACCGGGTCCAGCAGCTGCACACGCAGGGCATGACCGAAGCGCGTCTCTACGGCGCCAACGCGAACGACGGCGTGGGCGGCATCGGATCGGTGTTCCTGCTGCTCGACGAGCCCGAGGTCTACGGGCTGCCGCCCGACCCGCAGGTGCCCACGAAGGCGCTGCCGCAGATGTACCGCACGGCCGGGGTCGCCGCCCTCGGGATGATCACCGCGACCGCTCTCGCCTTCCTCGGAGGGCGTCGGTGACGCACGCGGCGCATTCCGAGTACGACGCGTACCGCCCGCCGGAACCGCCGCGGCGGAAGCGTCGAGGTGACGGCAGACCCCGTCGGCAGTCCGGATCGTCCGGCGGAGGCGACGGCTCGCGCGAGACGCCCATGGTCGAGGACATCGAGTTCAGCTCCTACTACGGGCGCCCCGTGGTCAAGGCACCGCCGTGGGAGTGGCCGATCGGCCTGTACCTCTTCGTCGGCGGTCTCGCGGGCGGTTCCGCCCTGCTCGGCGCCGGCGGAGACCTCACCGGTCTGCCCCGCCTGAGACGCAATGCACGGCTGACCGCACTCGGGGCGGTCGGCGTCGGCCTGCCGGCGCTGGTCCTCGACCTCGGGCGCCCGGAGCGCTTCCTGCACATGCTGCGCGTGGTCAAACCGACGTCGCCGATGAGCGTGGGGACCTGGTTGCTGACGGCTTTCGGCACATCCGCCGGGTTCGCCGTGGCCGGTGAGCTGGATCGGATGACCGGCGAGCGCTTGCCGCTGGGCCGTCTTCGACGCCCCCTGCGTGCGGCCGAGGGCGCCGGGGGAGCGACAGCGGCGGTGCTCGGCGCGCCGCTGGCCGCCTACACGGCCGTGCTGCTCGGCGACACCGCCGTCCCCACCTGGGCGGCCTCCCGCAGGGGATTGGCGTACGTCTTCGTGTCCTCGGCGAGCATCGCCGCCGGCGGGGCCGCTCTGGTGACGACCTCCACGCAGGAGTCCGGGCCGGCTCGGATCGTGGCCGTGCTCGGCGCCGCGGGGGACGTGATCGGGATGCGCAGCATGAAGAGGCAGATGCACCCCTTGGAATCCGAACCGCTCGAGACGGGCGGCGCGGGGCGGAAACTCCGGCTGGCCGAGGGCCTCGCGCTCGCGGGCGGTCTGGGAGCGCTGCTGGGCGGACGCCGTCGCGGGATCGCGGTCGTCAGCGGGCTCGCGCTGGTCGGCGCCTCGGCGCTCACCCGCTTCGGCGTGCTCGAGGCCGGTCTGGAATCGGTCAAGGACCCTCGCCGCGTCATCGAGCCGCAGCGGGAGCGGCTCGCTCAGCGCCGCGCAGCCGGTATCACCGATGACTCGATCACCACCGCCCCGCGCCCCGCGGGCCACGAGACGGCGGACCCCGGGCAGACCGGGCCTGGCCCCGCACGGCCCGAGGCCGCCGAGTCCGGCTCCCCGGACACGGGCGCGCCCGATGTCCCGGAGAACCGCGGATACTGAGCGCGGCGGGCACTGCCTGCGGTGAGCACCCTGCGCGGCCACGGCCCGGCTGCCGACCGACGGGGCAGGGTCAGCGCACCTCGAGCCCCGAGCCCCCGACGATCTCGCCGATGATCGGGTGACCGGGGACCTCGCCGACGACCAGCAGCCCGCCGGAGGTCTGCGCATCGGCCAGCAGCAGCAGGTCGTCCTCGGTGATGCCGGGCCCTGCCTGCAGGTGGTCGCGGACCCAGTCGAGGTTCCGTCGGGTGCCGCCGGAGACGTAGCCGTCCCGCAGCGCCTCGGCGGCCCCGTCGATCAGCGGCACCGCGGAGCGGTCCACGACCGCTCCGACCCCGGAGGCCCGCGTCATCTTGTGCAGATGGCCCAGCAGTCCGAAGCCCGTCACGTCGGTCGCGGCCCGGGCCCCGGCGTCCAGGGCGGCCCGGGCCGCCTCCCGGTTCAGGGTGGTCATGGTCTCGACGGCGGCCGCGGAGACCTCGGCGGTGGACGTCATCCGGTTGTTCAGCAGCCCGACGCCGAGCGGTTTGGTCAGCGTCAGCGGCAGGCCGGGCCGCGCGGCATCGTTGCGCAGCAGGCGGTCCGGGTCGGCGGTGCCCGTGACGGCCATGCCGTACTTCGGTTCCGGGTCGTCCACGGAGTGACCGCCGATCACGGGCACGCCCGCCTCCTGGGCGATCGCGAGCCCGCCGGCGAGGACCTCGCGCAGCAGCTCCAGCGGCAGCACGCCGCGCGGCCAGCCCACCAGATTGATCGCCACCACCGGGTCCCCGCCCATCGCGTAGATGTCGGAGAGCGCGTTGGCGGCGGCGATGCGCCCCCAGTCGTAGGCGTCATCCACCACGGGGGTGAAGAAGTCGGCGGTCGACAGCACGGCGGTGCCGCCCGCGATCCGCACCGCGGCGGCGTCGTCCCCGTCGTCCAGCCCCACGATCACCTGTTCGTGCTGTGGGCCGGCGAGGGCGCCGACCACCTCCTCGAGCTCGCCCGGCGGGATCTTGGAGGCGCAGCCGCCGCCGTGGGCCATCGTCGTCAGGCGGACCGCGGGAACCGCCGGGGTCGTCGGCACCGGGATGATCGGGGATTCGGAGACCGGAGAGTCGCTCATGCCCGGAGCCTACTCAGCAGGCTAGGAATGTGCAGGTGGGACGGTGGTACCTTGTGGGCGGAGGCGTACGTGTCCTGGTGGGCGCCCCGGTCTTCAAAACCGGTGAGACCGAGCATCTCGGTCTGGCGGGTTCGATTCCCGTCCGCCTCCGCCAACGCCATGCCGCGCCGAGGAGGTTCACCGTGACCCAGGATCCGGGGAGCCGCCGGGCCCCGGGGGGCCGTGAGGCGCCGGGACGCCCTGCGGGTCCGCTGCCCAGGCCGGCGACGGAGGACCCTCGGCGGCGCATCCCGCGCACGGACTCCCTGCTCGCCCACCCTGAGATCGCGCGAGCGAGCGCGACCATGAGCGCTCGCGTGGTGCGCGACCTCGTCCGGGCTGCCCAGGACCGCGCCCGGGGCGGACAGATCGCTCCCGAGCAGGTGCTCGACGAGGTCCTCGCCGCGCTCGGCGACGGCGCCGCCTCCTCGCTGCGCCCGGTGCTGAACGCCACCGGGGTCATCGTGCACACCAACCTCGGCCGTGCGCCGCTGTCCGAGACCGCCCGGGAAGCGGTCCAGGACGCCGCCGGGTACACCGACGTCGAGTTCGACCTCGCCACCGGGGCACGATCCCGTCGCGGCGCAGGGGCCCGGGCCGCCCTGCTGGCCGCCTGCCCCGCGGCCGAGGAAGCGCTCGTGGTCACCAACGGCGCCGCCGCCCTGCTGCTCGCGACCACCGCCCTGGTCGGGTCCGGCGACGTGGTGCTCAGCCGGGGGGAGATGATCGAGATCGGGGCCGGATTCCGATTGCCCGACCTCATCACCTCCACCGGCGCGGCGCTTCACGAGGTCGGCACCACCAACCGCACCCACCTGGCCGACTACGAACAGGCCCTCGGACCCGACACCGGCTGCGTGCTGCGGATCCACACCAGCAACTACCGCGTCATCGGCTTCACCAGCGAGGTCCCCCTGCCCGATATCGCCGGCCCCTGCCGCGCCGCGGGTGTCCCTCTGGTCGCCGACCTCGGCAGCGGCCTGCTCGCCCCCGAACCGCTCCTGCCCGCCGAGCCCGACGCCGCCACCGCCCTGCGTGACGGCGCGGACCTCGTCCTCGCCAGCGGGGACAAGCTCCTCGGCGGGCCCCAAGCCGGCATCCTGCTCGGGACGGCCGAGGTCATCGCACGCCTGGCCCGTCATCCGCTGGCGCGGGCGGTCCGCGCCGACAAACTCACCCTGGCCGCCCTCGAAGCGACGTTGACGGGCCCCACCCCGCCGGTGCTCGCGGCCCTGCGCACCGACGAGGGCCGGCTGCGCGAGCGCACCGCCGCCCTCGCCGGACGGACGGGCGGGCGGCTCGTCGCCCACGACGGCCGCGTCGGCGGCGGGGAAGGGGCCGAGGTGCCGCTGCCCGGCTGGGCGGTCGCCCTCGAGCCCGAGCTCGCCGGGCCCCTGCGCACCGGCAGACCCGCGGTCGTGGCGACCGTGCGGGAGGACACCTGCCTGCTGGACCTGCGCTGCATCCCCGAGGATCAGGACGACCTGGTGATCGCGGCCGTCGAGGCGGCGCGGGCCCGGGGCAGGACCGCGGAGCCGCCCCGATGAGGCAGGTGGTCGCGACCGCCGGGCACGTCGACCACGGCAAGTCGACGCTGATCCGCGCCCTGACCGGCACCGACCCGGACCGTCTGCGCGAGGAGAAGCAGCGGGGGCTGACCATCGAGCTCGGCTTCGCCGGGATGACCCTGCCCTCGGGCACGGAGGTGTCCTTCGTCGACGTTCCCGGGCACGAGCGATTCCTGGGCACCATGCTGGCTGGTCTCGGACCTGCCCCGATCGTGTGCTTCGTGATCGCGGCCGACGAGGGCTGGAGCGCCCAGTCCGGCGACCACCGCGACGCTCTCGAGGCGCTCGGCATCGACCAGGGGCTGATCGTCATCACCCGCACCGACCTGGCCCCGGACCGGGTGGAGACCGCTCTCGCCCGGTCCCGCGCCGAGCTGGCCGGGACCGGGCTCGCCGATGCCCCCGCCGTCGCCGTCTCCTCGGTGACCGGGGACGGGCTGGACCAGCTGCGGGACCGGCTCGACGAGGTCGTGCGCAGCGCTCCGGCGCCGTCGGCGACACAGCGGATACGGCTGTGGGTGGATCGTTCCTTCCCGATCTCCGGCGCCGGCACCGTGGTCACCGGCACGCTCCCGGCCGGGACCCTCGCGCAGGGGGACCGGCTCGAGCTGGCCGGGGCCCGACGCGGGGGTGTGCTCACCGTCCGCGGTCTTCAGCACCTCGGCGGACAGACCGACCGGCTCGTCCCGGTCACGCGGGCGGCGGTGAATCTGCGCGGGGTGGCCGCCGAGAACATCGGACGCGGCGACGCCCTGCTCACCCCCGGGACATGGATGCACACTGCCGTGCTGGACGTGCGCCGCGTGAGCGGTGACGGCTTCGAGAACTCCCCGGCACAGCTGATGGTCCACCTCGGCACCGCGACCGTCGCGGCCCGGCTGCGGCCGCTGGGAGCGGACCATGCGCGCCTCACCCTCGACCGGCCGCTCCCGCTGACGGTCGGGGACCGCCTGGTCCTGCGCGCCACCAGCTCCCGCGCCGTACGCGGGGGCGCGGTCGTGCTCGACCTCGACCCGCCCCACCTCGACCGCCGCGGGGAAGGCCGGCGCCGAGCCCGGACCCTCGCGTCGATGCCGGCCCAGGGAGACGCCGCCGCTGAGGTGGCGCGCCGCGGCGCGATGCGGGAGGACACCCTGGTCCGCGCCGGGATCGCCGTGCCCGAGCAGCTCCCGGACACGCTGGCCCGGCACGGGCGCTGGCTGGTGGACGCCCCCGCGCTGCAGTCCTGGTCCGTACGGCTGCGAGAGCTCGTCGCCGCGGACCGTGACGCCGACGCGCTGTCCCCGGGACTGCCGCGCAAGGCGGCGGCCGACGCCCTGGAGCTGCCCGACCCGGACCTGCTGGCCCCCGTCCTCGCCGCCGCCGGCCTGCACCAGGTGACAGGGCGCATCCGCGCGACGACCGACGCCGACTCCCTGGGCCCGGCCGAGCCCGCGGTGCGTCGGCTCGAACAGCGCCTGGGCGAGCATCCCTTCGTCGCCCCGGAGGCCGACGAGCTGGTCGTGCTGGGCCTGGGACCGCGCGAGCTCGCCGCGGCCGCCCGGCTGCGGCGATTGCTGCGTCTGCCCGGGGAGGTGATCCTGCTGCCCACCGCGCCGGCACTGGCCATGCGCGAGCTCGCCGCGCTGCCGCAGCCGTTCACCACCAGCCAGGCCCGGCAGGCACTGGGCACCACGCGGCGCATCGCGGTCCCGCTGCTGGAGCACCTGGATGCCCGCGGCTGGACCCGCCGCCCGGACCGGGGCCACCGCGAGGTCGTGCGCTGAGCCCCGGTGGCCGGCGCCTCCCGGCGGATCGGCCGGCGGTCAGCGCCGCCCGGACAACCACTCCCGGTGCGCCGCCAGGAGCGCGTTCTGTGCCGTGGAGTGGTCCGCGTCGCCGAGCAGCGATCCCGGGGAGGTCGGGGACTCCCAGAGCGCCCGCACCTCGATCCGGGACCGGTCGCGGAGCTCCGCGATCGCCACGGTGCGGGACGTGCCCGACGGGGGCGGCAGCAGCTGATGGAGCTGCTCCCAGCGCACGGACCGCTCGGCCCCGAGGAACCCGCACCAGGTGAATCCGTCGGCATCGATCTGCAGGCGGGAGCGCCGCGCGCCGCGCAGCACGAAGGCTCCGCCGGCGAGGGCGAGCGCGGCCGGGATGAACAGGGCGAGGAAGCCCGCGGCACCCAGCACGATGGTCAGCACGATCGCGGTGATCCCCGCGCCGATGCCGATCAGCATGACCAGGGGTCCGATGACGAGATTCACGCGCGATCCTGCGCCGCGGATCGTCCGTGGCATGTGCGCCTCCGAGGGATGGTGGGGTGTGGTGGGCCGTGCCGGGTGGGCCGTGGTGCTCCGAGGAGCCCGCCCGGCGGTGCTGCGGGATCCACCCTATGGGGAGTACTCCCCATGGGCGGGACGGAGCGATCGTCGTAGGCTCGCTCCCACGTCAGGGTCAGCGGAGGACAGCACGAGGGGAGCGGTCGTGGCCGAATTCTACGGTGGGGACACCGAGCAGATGCGGCAGCACGGCGCGGCCTGCACACAGGGGGCACAGAGGCTCGAGGACCTCGTCGCGAGTGCGCAGTCCGCGATCGACAGCGCGAGCTGGGAGGGCCCGGACGCAGATGCATTCCGGGAGCGCTGGCACGGCGCCGTGCGGCAGGAGCTGCTGGCCCGCAGCGAGGACGTGCGCGAGCGGGCGCGTCAGCTCGAGCAGCACGCGGAGCAGCAGGACGAGACCTCCCGCGACGGCGGCTTCTTCGACGTCGTCTCCGGCCGGCTGCCCGGCGGGCCCTTCGGCCCGTTGATGCCGCTGCCGGCGTTCCCCGGTGCTCCGCTGGGGCCGGGGCTCCTCGGGGTGCTGGGCAACGCTCTGGGAACCGGTGACCCCGGGGGAGGAGGCCCGGGCTTCTACGGCGACCCCGGATATGGCGTCGGCAATGCCGCCTCGAACGCCCGCCCGGTCGGGGGGAATGACGCGGGCGGATCGCACTGGGACGGCCGCGAGATCGACAACGAGCGCGGCTACTTCGACGGGTACGCGAACACGCGCGCGAGCGCCGGCACCAGCACCACGACCGATGAGTTCGGCAACACCACCCGGACCGCAGGGGCCCGCGCCGGGGCCGAGATCGGATTCGACGAGCAGCTGAACCTGCCCGGCGGGATGTCGTACCAGACCGACGGCCGCCTCGGCGCGGAGGCGTACGCCGAGGCGGGGATCACGACGGGTCCGGACGGGGCGAGCATGGGCGCCTCGGCCGGCGCCGGCGCCTACGGCGACATCCACGGCACCTTGAACGGCCCCTTCGGGTCCAGCAACACGATCGGCGTCACCGGGTACGCCGGGGCCGAGGCCCACGTGAACTCCTATGCCCATCTGACGCGCAACGACGAGGGCGACGTCAACGGCTTCACCTTCGGGGCCGACGCCGGAGCGTTCGCGGGCGCCAAGG
Encoded proteins:
- a CDS encoding 4Fe-4S dicluster domain-containing protein codes for the protein MGSTIESAGRRGTGAETEHEHPRKGFFTDTSICIGCKACEVACKEWNRNPADGDLELLGSSFDNTGGLGANTWRHVAFVEQDSERIEEARDSGRRLVDLGMPTVGPRPGGPRPGASSTPGGRPGDDLSGEDTTPPDTPEFRWLMSSDVCKHCTNAGCLDVCPTGALYRTEFGSVVVQQDICNGCGTCVGGCPFGVIERRDDGTISPRSSREEPEEVPELGTAHKCTLCHDRLVDGETPACAQTCPTTSIKFGDHEDMVESAEDRVQQLHTQGMTEARLYGANANDGVGGIGSVFLLLDEPEVYGLPPDPQVPTKALPQMYRTAGVAALGMITATALAFLGGRR
- the nrfD gene encoding NrfD/PsrC family molybdoenzyme membrane anchor subunit, which translates into the protein MVEDIEFSSYYGRPVVKAPPWEWPIGLYLFVGGLAGGSALLGAGGDLTGLPRLRRNARLTALGAVGVGLPALVLDLGRPERFLHMLRVVKPTSPMSVGTWLLTAFGTSAGFAVAGELDRMTGERLPLGRLRRPLRAAEGAGGATAAVLGAPLAAYTAVLLGDTAVPTWAASRRGLAYVFVSSASIAAGGAALVTTSTQESGPARIVAVLGAAGDVIGMRSMKRQMHPLESEPLETGGAGRKLRLAEGLALAGGLGALLGGRRRGIAVVSGLALVGASALTRFGVLEAGLESVKDPRRVIEPQRERLAQRRAAGITDDSITTAPRPAGHETADPGQTGPGPARPEAAESGSPDTGAPDVPENRGY
- the selD gene encoding selenide, water dikinase SelD, which translates into the protein MSDSPVSESPIIPVPTTPAVPAVRLTTMAHGGGCASKIPPGELEEVVGALAGPQHEQVIVGLDDGDDAAAVRIAGGTAVLSTADFFTPVVDDAYDWGRIAAANALSDIYAMGGDPVVAINLVGWPRGVLPLELLREVLAGGLAIAQEAGVPVIGGHSVDDPEPKYGMAVTGTADPDRLLRNDAARPGLPLTLTKPLGVGLLNNRMTSTAEVSAAAVETMTTLNREAARAALDAGARAATDVTGFGLLGHLHKMTRASGVGAVVDRSAVPLIDGAAEALRDGYVSGGTRRNLDWVRDHLQAGPGITEDDLLLLADAQTSGGLLVVGEVPGHPIIGEIVGGSGLEVR
- the selB gene encoding selenocysteine-specific translation elongation factor; this translates as MRQVVATAGHVDHGKSTLIRALTGTDPDRLREEKQRGLTIELGFAGMTLPSGTEVSFVDVPGHERFLGTMLAGLGPAPIVCFVIAADEGWSAQSGDHRDALEALGIDQGLIVITRTDLAPDRVETALARSRAELAGTGLADAPAVAVSSVTGDGLDQLRDRLDEVVRSAPAPSATQRIRLWVDRSFPISGAGTVVTGTLPAGTLAQGDRLELAGARRGGVLTVRGLQHLGGQTDRLVPVTRAAVNLRGVAAENIGRGDALLTPGTWMHTAVLDVRRVSGDGFENSPAQLMVHLGTATVAARLRPLGADHARLTLDRPLPLTVGDRLVLRATSSRAVRGGAVVLDLDPPHLDRRGEGRRRARTLASMPAQGDAAAEVARRGAMREDTLVRAGIAVPEQLPDTLARHGRWLVDAPALQSWSVRLRELVAADRDADALSPGLPRKAAADALELPDPDLLAPVLAAAGLHQVTGRIRATTDADSLGPAEPAVRRLEQRLGEHPFVAPEADELVVLGLGPRELAAAARLRRLLRLPGEVILLPTAPALAMRELAALPQPFTTSQARQALGTTRRIAVPLLEHLDARGWTRRPDRGHREVVR
- a CDS encoding WXG100 family type VII secretion target is translated as MAEFYGGDTEQMRQHGAACTQGAQRLEDLVASAQSAIDSASWEGPDADAFRERWHGAVRQELLARSEDVRERARQLEQHAEQQDETSRDGGFFDVVSGRLPGGPFGPLMPLPAFPGAPLGPGLLGVLGNALGTGDPGGGGPGFYGDPGYGVGNAASNARPVGGNDAGGSHWDGREIDNERGYFDGYANTRASAGTSTTTDEFGNTTRTAGARAGAEIGFDEQLNLPGGMSYQTDGRLGAEAYAEAGITTGPDGASMGASAGAGAYGDIHGTLNGPFGSSNTIGVTGYAGAEAHVNSYAHLTRNDEGDVNGFTFGADAGAFAGAKADADFSSTSPGGWFSSSGSFGVEAGAGIGGSYGGTVSTDEVGLAVGGDVAAAVGIDADLAVSIHPNEIVNDITPGDYNLDDAIGDAQGAFEGASDFVEDKWPF
- the selA gene encoding L-seryl-tRNA(Sec) selenium transferase, whose amino-acid sequence is MPRPATEDPRRRIPRTDSLLAHPEIARASATMSARVVRDLVRAAQDRARGGQIAPEQVLDEVLAALGDGAASSLRPVLNATGVIVHTNLGRAPLSETAREAVQDAAGYTDVEFDLATGARSRRGAGARAALLAACPAAEEALVVTNGAAALLLATTALVGSGDVVLSRGEMIEIGAGFRLPDLITSTGAALHEVGTTNRTHLADYEQALGPDTGCVLRIHTSNYRVIGFTSEVPLPDIAGPCRAAGVPLVADLGSGLLAPEPLLPAEPDAATALRDGADLVLASGDKLLGGPQAGILLGTAEVIARLARHPLARAVRADKLTLAALEATLTGPTPPVLAALRTDEGRLRERTAALAGRTGGRLVAHDGRVGGGEGAEVPLPGWAVALEPELAGPLRTGRPAVVATVREDTCLLDLRCIPEDQDDLVIAAVEAARARGRTAEPPR